A single window of Pseudoduganella plicata DNA harbors:
- the tatC gene encoding twin-arginine translocase subunit TatC, translating into MSTENPAEETFISHLIELRDRLVKASIGILIATAALMFWPGPAHIYDMLAQPMIAALPVGSKMIATGVIAPFLVPMKVTLLLGFVLSLPWVLYQMWAFVAPGLYTHEKRLVAPLVISSSLLFIGGVAFCYFLVFGRVFAFISEFSPSSIAVTPDIENYLDFVMSMCLAFGAAFEVPVVVVILVRMGIVSLAKLKEWRPYVIVGAFVIAAIVTPPDVVSQFSLAIPMWLLFEVGLLVSPMFVKLTQAPEEQV; encoded by the coding sequence ATGAGCACTGAAAACCCGGCCGAAGAAACTTTCATCAGCCACCTGATCGAACTGCGTGACCGGCTGGTCAAGGCGTCCATCGGCATCCTTATCGCCACCGCGGCCCTGATGTTCTGGCCCGGCCCGGCCCATATCTACGACATGCTGGCGCAGCCGATGATCGCCGCGCTGCCCGTCGGGTCGAAAATGATCGCCACGGGCGTCATCGCACCATTCCTGGTGCCGATGAAGGTGACGTTATTGCTGGGCTTCGTGCTGTCGCTGCCGTGGGTGCTGTACCAGATGTGGGCGTTTGTCGCGCCGGGCCTGTACACGCATGAAAAGCGCCTTGTCGCGCCGCTGGTGATTTCGTCGTCGCTGCTGTTCATTGGCGGCGTCGCGTTCTGTTATTTCCTCGTGTTCGGCCGCGTGTTCGCGTTCATCAGCGAGTTTTCGCCGTCATCGATCGCCGTCACGCCGGACATCGAGAACTACCTCGACTTCGTCATGTCCATGTGCCTGGCGTTCGGCGCCGCCTTCGAGGTGCCGGTCGTCGTCGTTATCCTCGTGCGGATGGGCATCGTTTCGCTGGCCAAGCTGAAGGAATGGCGGCCGTACGTGATCGTCGGCGCCTTCGTCATCGCCGCCATCGTCACGCCGCCGGACGTCGTCAGCCAGTTCTCGCTGGCCATTCCGATGTGGCTGCTGTTCGAGGTGGGGCTGCTGGTATCGCCGATGTTCGTCAAGCTGACGCAGGCACCGGAAGAGCAGGTTTAG
- a CDS encoding type 1 glutamine amidotransferase domain-containing protein produces MKVLIVLTSHDQLGNTGRKTGFWLEELAAPYYAFKEAGAQIVLASPKGGQPPLDPKSNEPGFQTDLTRRFEADAQATAQLAATVRLDSVSQADFDTVFYPGGHGPLWDLAEDRDSIALIEAFLAANKPVALVCHAPGVLRHVRTPAGRPLVEGKQVTGFTNTEEAAVELTDIVPFLVEDELKAGGGIFSRGDDWASYVVRDGLLITGQNPASSAEAAALLVTQLRERAGA; encoded by the coding sequence ATGAAAGTTCTGATCGTTCTGACCTCGCATGACCAACTGGGCAACACTGGCCGCAAGACCGGTTTCTGGCTGGAAGAGCTGGCCGCGCCGTACTACGCGTTCAAGGAAGCGGGCGCGCAGATCGTGCTGGCGTCGCCCAAAGGAGGCCAGCCGCCGCTGGACCCGAAAAGCAATGAACCGGGCTTCCAGACCGACCTCACCCGCCGCTTCGAAGCCGATGCGCAAGCGACGGCGCAACTGGCTGCCACCGTGCGCCTGGACAGCGTGTCGCAAGCGGACTTCGATACCGTTTTCTACCCGGGCGGCCACGGCCCGCTGTGGGACCTGGCCGAAGACCGCGACTCCATCGCGCTGATCGAAGCGTTCCTGGCGGCGAACAAGCCGGTCGCGCTGGTCTGCCATGCGCCGGGCGTATTGCGCCATGTACGCACGCCAGCCGGACGTCCGCTGGTCGAAGGCAAGCAGGTCACCGGTTTCACCAACACCGAGGAAGCCGCAGTGGAACTGACCGATATCGTGCCGTTCCTGGTCGAGGACGAACTGAAAGCGGGCGGGGGCATCTTCTCCCGCGGCGACGACTGGGCGTCCTACGTGGTACGCGACGGCCTGCTGATCACGGGCCAGAACCCGGCTTCGTCGGCCGAAGCGGCTGCCCTGCTGGTAACGCAGCTGCGCGAGCGCGCCGGCGCCTGA
- a CDS encoding TetR/AcrR family transcriptional regulator has protein sequence MNSATTNPATDVRANILATGQRIMAGKGYSAVGLNEILTAAGVPKGSFYHYFGSKDAFGEALLQNYFDDYLAEIDRTMAAPGLTMAQRLMSYFQLWQDSQSFEDCQGKCLAVKLGAEVADLSEAMRRVLRRGTDGIVGRLTAAIEAGVGEGSLDIDGSAADAARTLYQLWLGASIMVKIERSTAPFATALASTRQILHLAS, from the coding sequence ATGAACAGCGCCACCACCAACCCAGCCACCGACGTTCGCGCCAATATCCTGGCGACGGGTCAGCGCATCATGGCTGGCAAGGGTTACTCGGCGGTGGGGCTGAATGAAATCCTGACGGCAGCAGGTGTGCCGAAGGGCTCGTTCTACCATTACTTCGGCTCGAAGGATGCTTTCGGCGAAGCGCTGCTGCAGAACTATTTTGACGATTACCTGGCCGAGATCGACCGGACCATGGCAGCGCCGGGCCTGACGATGGCGCAGCGCCTGATGAGTTACTTTCAGCTGTGGCAGGACTCGCAATCGTTCGAGGATTGCCAGGGCAAGTGCCTGGCTGTCAAGCTGGGCGCCGAGGTGGCCGACCTGTCCGAAGCGATGCGTCGGGTATTGCGACGCGGGACGGATGGGATCGTCGGCCGCCTCACCGCGGCAATCGAAGCGGGGGTGGGTGAGGGCTCACTTGACATCGATGGTAGCGCGGCCGACGCGGCGCGCACGTTGTACCAGCTGTGGCTGGGAGCCAGCATCATGGTCAAGATCGAGCGCTCGACGGCGCCTTTTGCGACTGCGCTAGCCTCCACCCGGCAGATTTTGCACCTTGCTTCGTAA
- the hisF gene encoding imidazole glycerol phosphate synthase subunit HisF, protein MLAKRIIPCLDVTNGRVVKGVNFTELRDAGDPVEIARRYDEQGADELTFLDITASSDNRGLILDIIESVARQVFIPLTVGGGVREVADVRRLLNAGADKISLNTSAVSNPELVYNASQKHGSQCIIVAIDAKQVEPGRWEVFTHGGRKATGLDAIDWAKKMEAMGAGELLLTSMDRDGTKSGFDLGLTRTVSDAVSIPVIASGGVGGLQDLADGIKVGRADAVLAASIFHYGQHTVHEAKCFMAKQGIPMRIDTKADRVTQ, encoded by the coding sequence ATGCTTGCCAAACGCATCATTCCCTGCCTGGACGTGACCAATGGCCGCGTCGTCAAGGGTGTCAACTTCACTGAACTGCGCGATGCCGGCGACCCGGTCGAAATCGCGCGCCGCTACGACGAGCAGGGTGCCGACGAACTGACGTTCCTCGACATCACCGCATCGTCGGATAACCGCGGCCTGATCCTCGACATCATCGAGTCCGTCGCGCGCCAGGTGTTCATTCCGCTGACGGTCGGCGGTGGCGTGCGCGAAGTGGCCGACGTGCGCCGCCTGCTCAACGCCGGCGCGGACAAGATCAGCCTGAACACATCGGCCGTCAGCAATCCCGAACTGGTCTACAACGCGTCGCAGAAGCACGGCTCGCAATGCATCATCGTGGCCATCGACGCCAAGCAGGTGGAGCCCGGCCGCTGGGAAGTGTTCACCCATGGCGGGCGCAAGGCGACGGGCCTGGATGCGATCGACTGGGCGAAAAAAATGGAAGCGATGGGCGCCGGCGAGCTGCTCTTGACCAGCATGGACCGCGACGGCACCAAGTCCGGCTTCGACCTGGGCCTGACGCGCACCGTGTCCGACGCCGTCAGCATCCCCGTGATCGCCTCGGGCGGCGTGGGCGGCCTGCAGGATCTGGCGGACGGCATCAAGGTGGGCCGCGCCGATGCCGTGCTGGCCGCTTCGATCTTCCACTACGGCCAGCACACGGTGCACGAAGCGAAATGCTTCATGGCGAAGCAGGGTATTCCGATGCGCATCGACACCAAGGCCGACAGGGTGACGCAATGA
- a CDS encoding DEAD/DEAH box helicase — translation MSFHPDIIRDAFDAATFARGERYAMGGMVRRIDVEGDRLVGEVSGTGRSIYAQTIRVSSGYGRMRVDGHCSCPVARNCKHVVAVLLAAQYGADQPPRGQAPGRPVPASQWLAQLASANRAMEAPAQRSGMRIVYALMPDERSGTVNLYLCGGRIYASGKLGTASPVSDTRALRNAPPAHVLPEDKLAIDMYQLAREASPFSVDLKPAGKVAGQLLRLLLDEGNLWWADSRTALKAGDATPIRRGPPRGVTFGWHAVGNDDTGVCIRCLFEDGQRVEHVFPTEPLFYLHDGQLGELVLPDSVRRIPAPLLLTLLEQSPVLDPAECADVTRRMIEQGLDALLPPPLQRRERDDIVPVPCLTLSSTRLDRATWLDYAQPGFDYDGTYVPFSGPPVLRRITDDGIEMVARNMVAEQAAADLLADMGFVPCERSRSMRELGQLTLHTQEQWLALTQHGIAALRAAGWDILFSDDFRYNLLQVDDWYADVGDEAKAGNGWFDLELGIIVAGKRQPLVPLLVQLIRNAPDHFDPAALAQHPDTSLLLVQLPDGGRVALPWGRVKPILAVLGELYFRDDLEGVLRLPLIDAARLAELERAAQLHWMGGERLRRLGRRLGEFGGVADVAPPAGLRASLRDYQREGLAWMQFLREYDFAGILADDMGLGKTVQTLAHILIEKEAGRLDAPALVVVPTSLVGNWCAEAARFAPDLRVLPLRGKERLAQFGQIANADLVLTTYALLPRDEEELLRYQFHLLILDESQYIKNSRAKATQTAQLIRARHRLCLTGTPLQNHLGELWSQFHFLMPGLLGDAKTFNTRFRKPIEQGGNMARSDFLTKRVKPFMLRRTKDKVARELPPKTEIVLPIELGSAQRDLYETVRVALDRKIRDEIDRKGVARSQIVILDALLKLRQVCCDPRLVKRVGVPKNAGSAKLEALMELVETLLSEGRKLLIFSQFTSMLELIAAELRSRAFDFVTLTGDTEDRVTPVSAFQGGNVPVFLISLKAGGVGLNLTAADVVIHYDPWWNPAAENQATDRAWRIGQDKPVFVYKLIAQGTLEEKIQEMQRRKGALADTVMGEGGMLNVQLTQDDLQAIFAPL, via the coding sequence ATGTCCTTCCATCCCGACATTATCCGTGACGCGTTTGACGCCGCCACCTTCGCCCGCGGCGAGCGCTACGCCATGGGCGGCATGGTGCGGCGCATCGATGTCGAGGGCGACCGTCTGGTGGGCGAGGTCAGCGGTACGGGGCGCAGCATCTACGCACAGACGATCCGGGTCAGCTCGGGATACGGCAGGATGCGCGTCGACGGCCATTGCAGCTGCCCCGTCGCACGCAACTGCAAGCACGTGGTGGCCGTGTTGCTGGCAGCGCAGTATGGTGCGGATCAGCCGCCACGCGGCCAGGCGCCGGGCAGACCGGTCCCAGCCTCCCAATGGCTGGCGCAACTGGCGTCGGCGAACCGCGCCATGGAGGCACCCGCCCAGCGGTCGGGCATGCGGATTGTGTATGCACTGATGCCGGACGAGCGCAGCGGCACCGTCAATCTGTATCTGTGCGGCGGCCGCATCTACGCCAGCGGCAAGCTGGGCACGGCCAGTCCGGTCAGCGATACGCGGGCGCTGCGCAACGCCCCGCCGGCGCATGTGCTGCCGGAGGACAAGCTGGCGATCGACATGTACCAGCTGGCACGCGAGGCCAGTCCCTTCAGCGTCGACTTGAAGCCTGCCGGAAAGGTTGCCGGACAGCTGCTCCGGCTTCTGCTGGACGAGGGCAATCTGTGGTGGGCCGACTCGCGCACGGCACTGAAGGCGGGCGACGCGACGCCAATCCGCCGGGGCCCGCCGCGCGGTGTGACGTTTGGCTGGCATGCCGTCGGCAACGATGACACGGGTGTCTGCATCCGTTGCCTGTTTGAAGACGGCCAGCGGGTCGAACACGTGTTCCCCACCGAGCCGCTGTTTTATCTGCATGACGGCCAACTGGGCGAGCTGGTGCTGCCGGACAGCGTGCGCCGCATTCCCGCGCCACTGCTGCTGACCTTGCTGGAACAGTCGCCCGTGCTGGACCCGGCCGAATGCGCCGACGTGACACGCCGGATGATCGAGCAAGGTCTGGATGCCCTGCTGCCGCCGCCATTGCAGCGGCGCGAGCGCGACGACATCGTTCCCGTGCCGTGCCTGACGCTGAGCAGCACCCGGCTCGACCGCGCTACCTGGCTCGACTACGCTCAACCCGGCTTCGATTACGACGGCACGTACGTTCCGTTCAGCGGTCCGCCGGTGCTGCGCCGGATCACGGACGATGGTATCGAGATGGTCGCCCGTAACATGGTGGCGGAACAGGCCGCCGCGGACCTGCTCGCCGACATGGGCTTCGTGCCATGCGAGCGCAGCCGTTCGATGCGCGAACTGGGCCAGTTGACACTGCACACGCAGGAGCAATGGCTCGCCTTGACGCAGCACGGCATCGCCGCCCTGCGCGCGGCGGGATGGGACATCCTGTTCAGCGACGACTTCCGCTACAACCTGCTGCAGGTGGACGACTGGTACGCGGACGTCGGCGACGAGGCAAAGGCCGGCAACGGCTGGTTCGACCTGGAGCTGGGCATCATCGTGGCCGGCAAGCGCCAGCCGCTGGTGCCGCTGCTGGTGCAGCTGATCCGCAATGCCCCCGACCACTTCGATCCCGCCGCGCTGGCGCAGCATCCGGACACCAGCCTGCTGCTCGTGCAGTTGCCCGATGGCGGCCGCGTCGCGCTGCCGTGGGGCCGCGTCAAGCCGATCCTGGCCGTACTGGGCGAGCTGTATTTCCGCGACGACCTGGAAGGCGTACTGCGCCTGCCGCTGATCGACGCGGCGCGGCTGGCCGAACTGGAACGGGCGGCGCAGCTGCACTGGATGGGCGGCGAACGCCTGCGCCGGCTGGGCCGGCGGCTGGGTGAGTTCGGCGGCGTGGCCGACGTCGCGCCACCGGCAGGCCTGCGCGCCAGCCTGCGCGACTACCAGCGCGAAGGGCTGGCGTGGATGCAGTTCCTGCGCGAATACGATTTCGCGGGCATCCTGGCCGACGACATGGGCCTGGGCAAGACGGTGCAAACGCTGGCGCATATCCTGATCGAAAAAGAGGCCGGTCGCCTGGATGCGCCGGCGCTCGTTGTCGTGCCCACGAGCCTGGTCGGCAACTGGTGCGCCGAAGCGGCCCGTTTTGCGCCCGACCTGCGCGTGCTGCCGCTGCGTGGCAAGGAACGCCTGGCGCAGTTCGGCCAGATCGCCAACGCCGACCTCGTGCTGACAACCTACGCGCTGCTGCCGCGCGACGAGGAAGAACTGCTGCGGTACCAGTTCCACCTGCTGATCCTGGACGAGTCACAGTACATCAAGAACAGCCGCGCCAAGGCCACGCAGACAGCGCAGCTGATCCGGGCACGGCACCGGCTGTGCCTGACGGGTACGCCGCTGCAGAACCATCTCGGCGAGCTGTGGTCGCAGTTCCACTTCCTGATGCCCGGCCTGCTGGGCGACGCCAAGACATTCAACACGCGCTTTCGCAAGCCTATCGAGCAGGGCGGCAACATGGCGCGCAGCGATTTTCTGACCAAACGCGTCAAGCCATTCATGCTGCGCCGGACCAAGGACAAGGTCGCCCGCGAGCTGCCGCCAAAAACGGAAATCGTCCTGCCGATCGAGCTGGGCAGTGCGCAACGCGATTTGTACGAAACGGTGCGCGTGGCGCTGGACCGGAAGATTCGCGACGAAATCGACCGCAAGGGCGTGGCGCGCAGCCAGATCGTCATCCTCGATGCGCTGCTGAAGCTGCGCCAGGTGTGCTGCGACCCGCGCCTGGTCAAACGGGTGGGCGTACCAAAAAACGCCGGGTCGGCCAAGCTGGAAGCACTCATGGAACTGGTCGAAACGCTGCTGAGCGAAGGGCGCAAGCTGCTGATCTTCTCGCAGTTCACCAGCATGCTCGAGCTGATCGCGGCCGAGCTGCGCAGTCGCGCCTTCGACTTCGTCACGCTGACGGGCGATACGGAAGACCGTGTCACCCCCGTCAGTGCCTTCCAGGGAGGCAACGTGCCCGTGTTCCTGATCAGCCTGAAAGCGGGCGGTGTGGGCCTGAACCTGACGGCGGCGGACGTCGTCATCCATTACGACCCGTGGTGGAACCCGGCCGCGGAAAACCAGGCCACCGACCGCGCCTGGCGCATCGGCCAGGACAAGCCCGTGTTTGTCTACAAGCTCATTGCCCAGGGCACGCTGGAAGAGAAAATCCAGGAAATGCAGCGGCGCAAGGGTGCACTGGCGGACACGGTGATGGGCGAAGGCGGCATGCTCAACGTGCAGCTGACGCAGGACGACCTGCAGGCCATTTTCGCGCCGCTATAA
- the tatB gene encoding Sec-independent protein translocase protein TatB: MIDLGLSKLAIIGVVALVVIGPEKLPKVARMAGTLYGRAQRYLHDVKSEVSREIELEELRNLQKNVQEQAQSIKADVEQSIAQNMAEVEGAFRVDDPATDSYGNDYSSVSTEHVARKAKEFRRKRLVRTSAVPLWYKQKNGGRTHVVSGAARVARFRPRNGKPPASFY; this comes from the coding sequence ATGATCGATCTCGGTCTCTCCAAACTTGCCATCATCGGCGTCGTTGCGCTGGTGGTCATCGGTCCCGAAAAGCTGCCGAAGGTGGCCCGCATGGCGGGCACCCTGTACGGGCGCGCGCAGCGCTACCTCCATGACGTCAAATCCGAGGTCAGCCGCGAAATCGAACTGGAAGAGCTGCGCAACCTGCAGAAGAATGTGCAGGAGCAGGCCCAGTCGATCAAGGCCGACGTGGAACAGTCGATTGCGCAGAACATGGCGGAAGTGGAAGGCGCGTTCCGCGTCGACGACCCCGCCACCGATTCGTATGGCAACGATTATTCGTCCGTCAGCACGGAGCACGTCGCGCGCAAAGCCAAGGAATTTCGCCGCAAGCGCCTCGTGCGCACCTCGGCCGTTCCGCTCTGGTACAAGCAGAAGAATGGCGGCCGTACGCACGTCGTTTCCGGCGCGGCCCGCGTCGCCCGCTTCCGCCCGCGTAACGGCAAACCTCCTGCCTCGTTCTATTAA
- the hisI gene encoding phosphoribosyl-AMP cyclohydrolase — protein MSIPTTTPSVAKAKWLNRVKWDEHGLVPVIAQEAGSNDVLMFAWMNRDALFKTVELGEAVYWSRSRKKLWHKGEESGHVQKVLEIRLDCDEDVVLLKVEQAGGIACHTGRHSCFFQKFDGDAPSGDWQNVEPVLKDPEAIYTDKSK, from the coding sequence ATGAGTATCCCGACCACGACGCCCAGTGTGGCGAAAGCCAAATGGCTGAACCGCGTGAAATGGGACGAGCACGGCCTCGTGCCCGTCATCGCGCAGGAGGCGGGCAGCAACGACGTGCTGATGTTCGCCTGGATGAACCGCGACGCGCTGTTCAAGACGGTGGAGCTGGGCGAGGCCGTCTACTGGAGCCGCTCGCGCAAGAAACTGTGGCACAAGGGCGAAGAGTCCGGCCACGTACAGAAGGTGCTGGAAATCCGCCTGGATTGCGACGAGGACGTGGTGCTGCTGAAGGTCGAGCAGGCCGGCGGCATCGCCTGCCATACGGGCCGCCACTCCTGCTTCTTCCAGAAGTTCGACGGCGACGCGCCAAGCGGCGACTGGCAGAACGTGGAGCCCGTGCTGAAGGATCCCGAAGCCATTTACACGGACAAGAGCAAATGA
- a CDS encoding phosphoribosyl-ATP diphosphatase has protein sequence MTTEASTILDRVAATIEGRKLANGGDPATSYVSKLFSKGDDAILKKIGEEATELVMAAKDARAAGDAGKVLYECADLWFHSLVLLAQFDLTPQQVLDELARREGVSGIAEKAARPDN, from the coding sequence ATGACGACAGAAGCAAGTACGATCCTGGACCGCGTGGCGGCCACGATCGAAGGGCGCAAGCTGGCCAACGGCGGCGACCCCGCCACCTCGTACGTCTCGAAGCTGTTTTCAAAGGGCGACGACGCCATCCTGAAAAAGATCGGCGAGGAAGCGACGGAGCTGGTGATGGCGGCCAAGGACGCCCGCGCCGCTGGCGACGCCGGCAAGGTGTTGTACGAGTGCGCCGACCTGTGGTTTCATTCGCTGGTACTGCTGGCGCAGTTCGACCTGACGCCGCAACAGGTGCTGGACGAGCTGGCGCGCCGCGAAGGCGTCTCGGGCATCGCCGAAAAAGCCGCACGCCCGGACAACTGA
- a CDS encoding CsgG/HfaB family protein, translating to MNNNLFPSPKMTRTAGQMLVLGAVLALTGCAGSVPTLGGAPTVATGSAGGATANNANTQLEKCDRSLGTLSVVEDQASSWYIQLSQYKLGSTVPVLRKMIQQSNCFVVVERGAAMNNVMAERDLNASGEMRTGSNFGKGQMVAADYTMSPTINFSQKGTQGMGGALGGFGLIGSVAGMVAGGIKANEASTTLLMIDNRSGVQLAAAEGSAKNFDFNMFGGLFGGGAFGAGGGYSNTPEGKILIAAFMDSYNQLVQAVRNYKAQEVAGGLGTGGALGVQGGITPPAAAALAPAGAAKKSTTTKKKK from the coding sequence ATGAACAACAACCTCTTCCCATCCCCGAAAATGACCAGAACGGCAGGCCAGATGCTGGTGTTGGGCGCCGTGCTCGCGCTGACCGGCTGCGCCGGCTCCGTGCCGACGCTGGGTGGCGCACCGACGGTTGCCACCGGCTCGGCCGGCGGCGCTACTGCGAACAACGCCAACACGCAGCTGGAAAAATGCGACCGTTCGCTCGGCACGCTGAGCGTGGTGGAAGACCAGGCATCGTCGTGGTACATCCAGCTGTCGCAATACAAGCTGGGCTCGACCGTGCCCGTACTGCGCAAGATGATCCAGCAGTCGAACTGCTTCGTGGTGGTGGAGCGTGGCGCTGCGATGAACAATGTGATGGCCGAGCGTGACCTGAATGCATCGGGCGAGATGCGCACCGGCAGCAACTTCGGCAAAGGCCAGATGGTGGCCGCCGACTACACGATGAGCCCGACCATCAATTTCAGCCAGAAGGGCACCCAGGGCATGGGCGGCGCGCTGGGCGGCTTCGGCCTGATCGGCAGCGTGGCCGGCATGGTTGCGGGCGGGATCAAGGCCAACGAAGCTTCCACGACACTCTTGATGATCGACAACCGTTCCGGCGTGCAGCTGGCCGCGGCAGAAGGCAGCGCCAAGAACTTCGACTTCAATATGTTCGGCGGCCTGTTCGGCGGCGGCGCCTTCGGTGCCGGCGGCGGTTATTCGAACACCCCGGAAGGCAAGATCCTGATCGCCGCCTTCATGGACTCGTACAACCAGCTGGTGCAGGCTGTGCGCAACTACAAGGCCCAGGAAGTGGCTGGTGGCCTGGGAACCGGCGGTGCGCTGGGGGTGCAGGGCGGCATCACGCCGCCGGCCGCCGCCGCGCTGGCGCCGGCGGGTGCCGCGAAGAAGAGCACGACCACCAAGAAAAAGAAGTAA
- a CDS encoding DUF885 domain-containing protein, whose protein sequence is MIKTKLALAAIMLSMAFAPAEAAKKPQKTTKSSKSAPAKGKSGKGGKARSAAAVAAPVAAAAAAAAVSSERRQDRAFDQLSSQFLTALWKMDPESAITVGKYDTAATLTVPDLATRQLQLAFIENWQQRFAKIDARQLSPRQRTDLGLLVNKLNSDRWYLTTFREFEWNPALYNIASPIDYILHTEYAAKSQRLRTLLKRIANVPAYYEAARNNISNPTREHTQLAVAQAPGVIALLTELDKEAQASNLAANEKGLFAQRIAAARTAVEAYAAWLGELDKTLATTAARSFRIGKDLYEQKFAFDIQSASTAEQTYQKALATREELLSNMDRISDELWPKYLAGTPKPADRYAKIGLMIDKLSSNHVPRERFVDEVKAQIPQLQDWVNKHDLLTLDSNKPLVVRETPAYQRGVAGASIEAPGPYRPQDRTYYNITPLDDATPEQAESSLREYNHWILQILNMHEAIPGHYAQLVYANKSPSLVKSIFGNGAMIEGWAVYSERMMLESGYGENAPEMWLMYSKWNLRSVTNTILDYSVHVLGMTREQALDLLTRQAFQTQQEANEKWRRVQLSSVQLTSYFSGYSEIMELREQRRQVLGSKFSLKAFHEEFLSYGSAPVKVIRELMQ, encoded by the coding sequence ATGATCAAGACAAAACTCGCGCTGGCCGCAATCATGCTGAGCATGGCATTCGCGCCGGCCGAAGCGGCGAAAAAGCCGCAGAAAACCACCAAATCCAGCAAATCGGCGCCTGCCAAGGGTAAATCGGGCAAGGGCGGCAAGGCCAGGTCCGCCGCTGCCGTGGCCGCACCGGTCGCCGCCGCAGCGGCCGCAGCGGCCGTATCCAGCGAGCGCCGCCAGGATCGCGCCTTCGACCAACTGTCCAGCCAGTTCCTGACCGCGCTGTGGAAGATGGATCCGGAATCGGCCATCACCGTCGGCAAGTACGACACGGCCGCAACGCTGACCGTGCCCGACCTGGCCACGCGCCAGCTGCAACTGGCGTTCATCGAAAACTGGCAGCAGCGCTTTGCGAAAATCGACGCGCGCCAGCTGTCGCCACGCCAGCGCACCGACCTGGGCCTGCTGGTCAACAAGCTGAACTCGGACCGCTGGTACCTGACAACGTTCCGCGAATTCGAGTGGAACCCGGCGCTGTACAACATCGCCAGCCCGATCGACTATATCCTCCATACGGAATATGCGGCCAAGTCCCAGCGCCTGCGTACGCTGCTCAAGCGCATCGCCAACGTGCCGGCCTATTACGAAGCGGCGCGCAACAACATCAGCAACCCCACCCGCGAGCACACGCAACTGGCCGTGGCGCAGGCACCGGGCGTCATCGCCCTGCTGACGGAACTGGACAAGGAAGCGCAGGCGTCGAACCTGGCGGCCAACGAGAAGGGCCTGTTTGCCCAGCGCATCGCCGCCGCCAGGACGGCGGTGGAAGCCTATGCTGCCTGGCTGGGCGAACTGGACAAGACGCTGGCCACGACGGCCGCGCGCTCGTTCCGCATCGGCAAGGATCTGTACGAGCAGAAATTCGCCTTCGACATCCAGTCCGCCAGCACGGCCGAACAGACGTACCAGAAGGCCCTCGCCACGCGCGAGGAACTGCTGTCGAACATGGACCGGATCAGCGACGAACTGTGGCCGAAGTACCTGGCCGGCACGCCGAAACCGGCCGACCGTTACGCCAAGATTGGCCTGATGATCGACAAGCTGTCCAGCAACCACGTGCCGCGCGAGCGCTTTGTCGACGAAGTCAAGGCGCAGATTCCGCAACTGCAGGACTGGGTCAACAAGCATGACTTGCTGACCCTGGACTCGAACAAGCCGCTGGTCGTGCGTGAAACGCCGGCCTACCAGCGCGGCGTGGCCGGCGCCAGCATCGAGGCGCCGGGGCCGTACCGTCCGCAGGACCGCACCTACTACAACATCACGCCGCTGGACGACGCCACGCCCGAACAGGCCGAAAGCAGCCTGCGCGAATACAACCACTGGATCCTGCAGATCCTGAACATGCACGAAGCCATACCGGGCCACTACGCACAGCTGGTGTATGCGAATAAGTCGCCGTCGCTGGTGAAATCGATCTTCGGCAACGGCGCGATGATCGAAGGCTGGGCCGTCTACAGCGAACGGATGATGCTGGAATCGGGCTACGGCGAAAACGCACCCGAAATGTGGCTGATGTATTCGAAGTGGAACCTGCGCAGCGTGACGAACACCATCCTCGACTACAGCGTGCACGTGCTGGGCATGACGCGCGAACAGGCGCTCGACCTGCTGACGCGGCAGGCATTCCAGACGCAACAGGAAGCCAACGAGAAATGGCGCCGCGTTCAGCTGTCGTCCGTTCAGCTGACGAGCTACTTCAGCGGCTACAGCGAAATCATGGAACTGCGCGAGCAACGCCGCCAGGTGCTGGGCAGCAAATTCTCGCTGAAGGCATTCCATGAGGAATTCCTGAGCTACGGCAGCGCACCGGTCAAGGTCATCCGCGAGCTGATGCAGTAA
- a CDS encoding histidine triad nucleotide-binding protein, with the protein MDNCLFCKIAAKQIPASIVYEDDDVLAFKDINPAAPVHLLIIPKGHVSTLSDCDASHTAVLGKMLALAPRLAEEHGISVVEDAEGAPSRGYKTLINSGPDGGQVVYHLHMHVYGGPRPWRGMH; encoded by the coding sequence GTGGACAACTGCCTGTTCTGCAAGATCGCCGCCAAACAGATCCCCGCCTCGATCGTCTATGAAGACGACGACGTGCTGGCCTTCAAGGACATCAACCCGGCCGCGCCGGTACACCTGCTGATCATCCCGAAGGGGCACGTCTCGACGCTGTCCGATTGCGACGCCAGCCATACCGCCGTGCTGGGCAAGATGCTGGCCCTGGCGCCACGCCTGGCCGAAGAGCACGGCATCTCGGTGGTCGAAGATGCCGAAGGCGCGCCGTCGCGCGGCTACAAGACGCTGATCAACAGCGGACCGGATGGCGGCCAGGTCGTGTATCACCTGCACATGCACGTGTACGGCGGCCCGCGCCCGTGGCGCGGCATGCATTAA